A DNA window from Drosophila pseudoobscura strain MV-25-SWS-2005 chromosome 2, UCI_Dpse_MV25, whole genome shotgun sequence contains the following coding sequences:
- the LOC6897869 gene encoding cytochrome c oxidase subunit 4 isoform 1, mitochondrial-like has product MSVMRALGLRLHNQFQQVLPQRGAVMAMMRRGTHHDGTRLMSGDREVVGYGVNGNPIYIDCVEFPFPAIRYREVTAELCAVREKELGDWKALSIQDKKLLYRHSFCQTYAEFQHFTPDWKLVIGVGFWSAAIGLLISLSYYFKLYDPVPETYAEDRRQAQLRRIIQLQMNPITGLSSKWCYHTNKWK; this is encoded by the coding sequence ATGTCGGTAATGCGTGCGCTGGGCTTGCGTCTCCATAATCAGTTCCAGCAAGTTCTTCCCCAGCGGGGGGCGGTAATGGCAATGATGCGTCGTGGGACCCATCACGACGGTACACGCCTGATGAGCGGCGATCGCGAGGTGGTCGGCTACGGCGTGAACGGCAATCCCATCTACATCGACTGCGTGGAGTTTCCGTTTCCGGCGATTCGCTACCGCGAGGTCACAGCCGAGCTGTGCGCAGTGCGCGAAAAGGAGCTGGGCGACTGGAAGGCGCTATCGATCCAGGACAAGAAGCTGCTGTATCGGCACAGCTTCTGTCAGACCTACGCCGAGTTTCAGCACTTCACGCCCGACTGGAAGCTGGTCATTGGCGTTGGCTTTTGGTCAGCCGCCATTGGACTACTGATTTCGCTGTCCTACTACTTCAAGCTTTACGACCCCGTGCCGGAGACGTATGCCGAGGACCGCCGCCAGGCGCAGCTGCGCCGCATCATTCAACTGCAGATGAACCCCATTACCGGACTGTCCTCCAAGTGGTGCTACCACACCAACAAATGGAAGTAG